A portion of the Segatella copri DSM 18205 genome contains these proteins:
- a CDS encoding OadG family protein, protein MKKLGFLITMLVITSLPAWSQGAKSIRITEVMTDNRTNLVDEYGQHKPWVELSNSSFTTYNVRGMFLTTDRRVLDKKMSPEARRQLMCPLPNNEPRTTLGSKKSIVIFDSSFWYLDGENGQHWKAKNSSNSGPFHLNLILQEKMPNWIALYDGNAVDLIDSVSVPVLAADESFELSKDFKTWEKAIAGSVTPGYLPQNTGLSKAQQLKKSDPYGIGIAVLSMGIVFACLALLFIVFWFFGAYMKHKQRIARATEKHATLLYKTGKKTIEVTQGLSHKTNVILKDGLETKGIDKEIYMAVISLALQEYLEDVHDVESGIITIKPKQTRWNAPKFNNNNNNVKI, encoded by the coding sequence ATGAAGAAATTGGGATTTCTGATAACCATGCTAGTCATCACGTCCTTGCCCGCTTGGAGTCAAGGAGCCAAAAGTATCCGTATTACGGAGGTGATGACCGACAATCGTACCAATCTTGTAGATGAGTACGGGCAGCACAAACCATGGGTGGAATTGAGCAATTCCTCCTTTACCACGTATAATGTACGCGGTATGTTCCTAACCACCGACCGAAGGGTTCTCGACAAGAAAATGTCGCCTGAAGCTCGCCGACAGCTGATGTGTCCATTGCCTAACAATGAACCACGAACCACACTGGGAAGCAAGAAGAGCATTGTTATCTTCGACAGCAGTTTCTGGTACCTGGATGGCGAGAACGGACAACATTGGAAGGCAAAAAATTCTTCTAACTCGGGACCTTTTCATCTCAATCTTATTCTACAGGAAAAGATGCCCAACTGGATAGCACTCTATGACGGAAATGCCGTTGACCTGATAGACTCCGTAAGCGTGCCAGTGTTGGCTGCCGATGAGAGTTTTGAACTGAGCAAGGACTTCAAGACATGGGAGAAAGCCATTGCCGGATCAGTAACTCCAGGCTATCTGCCTCAAAACACAGGTTTGAGTAAAGCCCAGCAATTGAAGAAAAGCGACCCATACGGAATAGGAATCGCCGTACTTTCAATGGGAATCGTATTTGCCTGCCTTGCTCTCCTCTTCATCGTGTTCTGGTTTTTCGGAGCCTACATGAAACATAAACAGCGCATCGCCCGTGCTACAGAGAAGCACGCCACCTTATTATATAAGACAGGAAAGAAGACCATCGAGGTTACTCAAGGCCTCAGTCATAAGACCAACGTGATTCTGAAAGATGGTTTAGAAACCAAGGGTATTGATAAGGAGATTTACATGGCAGTCATCTCCCTTGCACTACAGGAATACCTGGAAGATGTTCATGATGTAGAATCCGGCATTATCACCATCAAGCCAAAACAGACCAGATGGAATGCTCCGAAATTCAACAACAACAATAACAACGTTAAAATATAA
- the rfbC gene encoding dTDP-4-dehydrorhamnose 3,5-epimerase, producing the protein MKYTEIEIEGVWLIEPRVFEDARGYFFEAWKQADFDAHVGGHVVFVQDNESMSARGVLRGLHYQKGEFSQAKLVRVIKGRVLDVAVDLRKGSKTFGKYVMVELSGENKRQFFIPRGFAHGFLVLSDEAIFTYKVDNVYAPDYEASIHWDDPTIGIKWPIEGVEVLTSEKDRTKAKSFEEADYFE; encoded by the coding sequence ATGAAATATACAGAGATAGAAATTGAAGGAGTCTGGCTGATAGAACCTCGGGTATTTGAAGATGCTCGCGGCTATTTCTTTGAAGCATGGAAGCAGGCTGACTTTGATGCTCACGTTGGAGGGCATGTGGTGTTTGTGCAAGACAATGAATCGATGTCGGCTCGTGGTGTGCTCAGAGGTTTGCATTATCAGAAAGGTGAATTCTCGCAGGCTAAGTTGGTGCGTGTCATCAAAGGCCGCGTGCTGGATGTAGCTGTTGACTTGAGAAAGGGCAGTAAGACTTTCGGTAAATATGTAATGGTTGAACTGAGTGGAGAGAACAAACGTCAGTTTTTCATTCCTCGCGGTTTTGCCCATGGTTTCCTGGTACTGAGTGACGAAGCCATCTTTACTTATAAAGTAGATAATGTTTATGCTCCTGATTACGAAGCCAGTATTCATTGGGATGATCCTACTATCGGAATAAAATGGCCTATTGAAGGAGTTGAGGTGCTTACGTCAGAAAAAGACAGAACCAAGGCAAAGTCTTTCGAAGAGGCTGATTATTTCGAGTAG
- a CDS encoding putative transporter, translating into MDWIVNLFANTESVAHIALLYAIVIAIGVYLGKIKIGGISLGVTFVLFAGILAGHVGFTGPKEILTFVQDFGLILFVFMIGLQVGPGFFESFKKGGVTLNMLSASAILLNILVMFGCYYLFFDTSNPNNLPMMVGTLYGAVTNTPGLGAANEALLSVFPNGAPSIANGYACAYPLGVVGIIGATILIKYICKINTADEEEQLNEEDAANPHAKAHNMHLRVENAYITGRTLREVSEFLNRDIVCSRLLHNGEVSIPNSKTKFEVGDELLVVCAEADAEAIKAFIGPEIEAEWDREKDEVQHFVSRRIIVTRPEMNGKTLGKMHFSSVYGVNVTRISRQGMDIFAGRNHHFHVGDKILVVGPEENVNRVAEIMGNSVKRLDAPNIATIFVGIMVGIIFGSLPFAIPGMPVPLKLGIAGGPLIIAILIGRFGYRMKLVTYTTTSANMMLREIGLVLFLASVGIKAGAGFWDTVVQGDGLKYVGCGFLITVIPILIIGTIARLKFKFNYFTIMGMLAGTYTDPPALAYANASCSKEAPAVGYSTVYPLSMFLRIFTAQIVVLFFCGA; encoded by the coding sequence ATGGATTGGATTGTTAATCTCTTCGCCAATACCGAGTCGGTGGCTCACATCGCCCTACTCTACGCTATCGTGATAGCTATTGGTGTTTACCTCGGAAAGATAAAGATTGGCGGCATTTCATTAGGTGTCACCTTCGTTCTCTTCGCAGGTATTTTGGCTGGCCACGTTGGCTTCACCGGCCCAAAGGAAATTCTCACTTTCGTGCAAGACTTCGGCCTGATCCTCTTCGTCTTCATGATTGGTCTCCAGGTAGGACCTGGCTTCTTCGAGAGTTTCAAGAAAGGTGGTGTTACGCTCAACATGCTTTCGGCTAGCGCTATTTTACTCAACATCCTCGTGATGTTTGGTTGCTATTATCTCTTCTTTGATACGAGCAACCCTAACAACCTGCCTATGATGGTAGGTACTCTCTATGGTGCGGTTACCAATACTCCGGGTCTTGGTGCTGCCAACGAGGCTTTGCTTAGCGTCTTCCCTAATGGGGCTCCAAGTATTGCCAACGGTTATGCTTGTGCTTATCCTCTTGGTGTAGTGGGCATTATTGGTGCTACTATCCTTATCAAGTACATCTGTAAGATTAATACTGCTGATGAGGAAGAACAGCTTAACGAAGAAGATGCTGCCAACCCACACGCTAAGGCCCATAACATGCACTTGCGCGTGGAAAATGCTTATATTACAGGCAGAACGCTGAGAGAAGTTTCTGAGTTCTTGAACCGTGACATTGTATGTTCACGACTGCTCCACAATGGCGAGGTGAGCATTCCTAACAGCAAGACTAAGTTTGAGGTTGGAGACGAATTGCTCGTTGTATGTGCAGAGGCTGATGCTGAAGCCATCAAGGCTTTTATCGGACCAGAGATTGAAGCTGAATGGGACCGCGAGAAGGATGAAGTACAGCATTTTGTTTCTCGCCGTATCATCGTTACCCGTCCGGAAATGAACGGTAAGACCTTGGGTAAGATGCACTTCTCCAGCGTATACGGCGTTAACGTAACCCGTATTTCCCGTCAGGGAATGGACATTTTTGCAGGCAGAAACCACCACTTCCACGTAGGTGATAAGATTCTGGTTGTAGGCCCTGAAGAGAATGTGAACCGTGTGGCTGAAATCATGGGTAACTCTGTAAAGCGCCTCGATGCGCCTAACATTGCCACTATCTTCGTAGGCATTATGGTAGGTATTATCTTCGGTTCTCTCCCATTTGCCATTCCGGGAATGCCGGTGCCTTTGAAGTTGGGTATTGCCGGAGGTCCGCTTATCATCGCCATCCTCATCGGCCGTTTCGGCTATCGCATGAAGCTGGTAACTTATACGACGACTTCGGCTAATATGATGCTGCGAGAAATAGGACTTGTACTCTTCCTGGCGAGTGTGGGAATCAAGGCTGGTGCCGGATTCTGGGACACAGTAGTACAGGGTGACGGTTTGAAATATGTGGGATGTGGTTTCCTCATCACCGTTATTCCTATCCTCATCATCGGTACGATTGCCCGCCTGAAGTTTAAATTCAACTACTTCACCATCATGGGTATGCTCGCCGGTACTTACACAGACCCTCCTGCATTGGCTTATGCAAATGCTTCTTGCTCAAAGGAGGCTCCAGCTGTAGGATACTCTACGGTTTATCCATTGAGCATGTTCCTCCGTATCTTTACAGCCCAGATAGTGGTGCTGTTCTTCTGCGGAGCGTAA
- a CDS encoding sodium ion-translocating decarboxylase subunit beta translates to MDFIIQNFNEFLTFTGFANASAGNLIMILVGALFIWLAIKKDFEPLLLVPIGLGIILGNIPFRADAGLEIGLYEDNSVLNIFYQGVKQGWYPPLVFLGIGAMTDFSALISNPKLILIGAAAQFGIFGAYMIALALGFEPNQAAGIAIIGGADGPTAIFLSSKLSPNLMGAIAVCAYSYMALVPVIQPPLMRLLTTKKERVLKMKPARQVSQTEKILFPIIGLLLTTFIVPSGLPLLGMLFFGNLLKESGKTTRLAKTASSSLNDIVVILLGLTVGCSTQASEFLTLNTIKIFALGALAFIIASASGILFVKLMNLFLPKGKKLNPLIGNAGVSAVPMSARISNNLGLEYDRHNFLLMHAMGPNVAGVIGSAVAAGALLGFFN, encoded by the coding sequence ATGGATTTCATCATACAAAACTTCAATGAGTTTCTTACCTTTACGGGCTTTGCCAACGCCTCGGCAGGAAACCTCATCATGATTCTGGTGGGAGCACTCTTTATCTGGCTCGCCATCAAGAAAGATTTTGAGCCGCTGCTCCTGGTTCCTATCGGATTGGGAATCATTCTTGGCAACATTCCATTCCGTGCCGATGCAGGACTCGAAATAGGTTTATACGAAGACAACTCCGTTCTGAACATCTTCTACCAGGGAGTGAAACAGGGCTGGTACCCGCCACTCGTATTCCTGGGCATTGGAGCCATGACCGACTTCTCTGCGCTCATTTCCAACCCGAAGCTCATCCTGATTGGAGCCGCTGCCCAATTTGGAATCTTCGGTGCCTACATGATTGCACTGGCTCTGGGATTCGAACCTAACCAGGCAGCTGGCATTGCCATTATCGGAGGAGCAGACGGACCAACCGCCATCTTCCTGAGCAGCAAACTGAGTCCGAACCTCATGGGAGCCATTGCGGTTTGCGCCTACTCTTACATGGCACTGGTGCCTGTAATCCAACCACCTTTGATGCGACTGCTTACAACCAAGAAAGAGCGCGTCCTCAAGATGAAACCGGCACGTCAGGTTTCACAGACCGAAAAGATTCTCTTCCCTATCATCGGTCTGCTTCTCACCACCTTCATCGTTCCATCCGGTTTGCCATTATTAGGAATGCTATTCTTCGGAAACCTTCTGAAAGAGAGCGGAAAGACAACCCGACTCGCCAAGACAGCAAGCAGCAGCTTGAATGATATTGTCGTTATCCTCCTCGGCCTGACCGTAGGCTGTTCTACCCAGGCTTCAGAGTTTCTGACATTAAACACCATCAAAATCTTTGCTCTCGGTGCTCTTGCTTTCATCATCGCATCGGCAAGCGGAATCTTATTCGTCAAACTGATGAATCTCTTCTTGCCAAAAGGCAAGAAACTGAACCCACTTATCGGAAACGCCGGAGTGAGTGCCGTACCAATGAGTGCACGCATCTCCAACAACCTGGGTCTGGAATACGACCGCCACAACTTCCTTCTCATGCATGCCATGGGACCAAACGTTGCGGGAGTCATCGGTTCTGCCGTTGCAGCCGGAGCTTTGCTGGGATTCTTCAATTAA
- a CDS encoding biotin/lipoyl-containing protein, with product MAKYEYKVKGVDYVVEIQDIEGNIANVTVNGIPFEVEMKQPVKSSKQKVKLSDGQNNISASSVTSAGSAAGSSSAASSDSASSSKQATPAAGKAVVAPLPGTINEIKVKVGDKVNTGDTVVVLEAMKMQNNIDAETSGTITSINVNKGDAVMEGDTLVTIA from the coding sequence ATGGCAAAGTACGAATATAAGGTTAAAGGCGTAGATTACGTCGTTGAAATACAGGATATTGAAGGCAATATCGCCAATGTAACCGTGAATGGAATTCCATTCGAAGTGGAAATGAAACAGCCGGTTAAGAGCAGTAAACAGAAAGTAAAGTTAAGTGATGGACAAAACAACATTTCTGCCAGCTCTGTTACAAGCGCAGGTTCTGCCGCAGGTTCAAGTTCTGCAGCAAGTTCTGATTCTGCTTCATCAAGCAAACAGGCAACTCCTGCTGCAGGCAAAGCAGTTGTTGCCCCTCTGCCTGGCACTATCAACGAAATCAAGGTGAAAGTCGGTGACAAGGTGAACACAGGCGATACTGTTGTCGTGCTCGAAGCCATGAAGATGCAGAACAACATCGATGCAGAAACTTCAGGAACCATTACCAGCATCAACGTGAACAAAGGAGATGCAGTAATGGAAGGAGACACGCTTGTAACAATCGCATAA
- the queC gene encoding 7-cyano-7-deazaguanine synthase QueC: MKDSVIIVSGGMDSITLLYDKKDEIALGISFNYGSNHNEREIPFAKMHCERLGIKHITIDLGFMHQYFKSSLLEGADAIPEGHYADDNMKSTVVPFRNGIMLSIAIGIAESNNLKKVFIANHGGDHTIYPDCRPEFIKAIDEAAEAGTFVDVRVVAPYTNITKGQIAEIGKKLGIDYAETWSCYKGGEKHCGKCGTCVERKEALAEAGIEDTTEYEE; the protein is encoded by the coding sequence ATGAAGGATTCAGTAATCATTGTGAGCGGTGGCATGGATAGCATCACGTTGCTCTACGATAAGAAAGACGAGATTGCACTCGGCATTAGTTTTAACTATGGAAGTAATCATAACGAGCGTGAAATTCCTTTCGCCAAGATGCATTGTGAGCGTTTGGGAATCAAGCATATTACGATAGATTTGGGTTTCATGCATCAGTATTTCAAGAGCTCTCTTCTTGAAGGTGCCGATGCGATTCCTGAGGGGCATTATGCTGATGATAATATGAAGAGTACGGTGGTTCCTTTCCGTAATGGAATCATGCTGAGCATTGCCATCGGCATTGCTGAGAGTAATAATCTGAAGAAAGTTTTCATTGCTAACCATGGTGGCGATCATACGATTTACCCAGACTGCCGTCCGGAGTTTATCAAGGCGATAGATGAGGCTGCTGAAGCAGGTACGTTTGTTGATGTGCGCGTGGTGGCTCCTTATACGAATATTACCAAAGGGCAGATTGCTGAGATAGGTAAGAAGTTGGGCATTGACTATGCTGAAACCTGGAGCTGCTATAAGGGCGGTGAGAAGCATTGTGGCAAATGCGGAACCTGCGTTGAGCGCAAGGAGGCTTTGGCCGAGGCGGGTATTGAAGATACTACTGAGTATGAAGAATAA
- a CDS encoding phosphoglycerate kinase, whose protein sequence is MKIEDFNFAGHKAIVRVDFNVPLDENGNVTDDTRIRGALPTLKKVLADGGALIMMSHMGKPKGKVKPELSLSQIVKNVSDALGVDVKFAKDCGNADAEAAALRPGEALLLENLRFYPEEEGKPVGVEKGTPEFDAAKAEMKERQKKFAAKLASYADVYVMDAFGTAHRKHASTAVIADSFDKDHKMLGFLMEKEVKAVDAVLGNIKRPFTAIMGGSKVSTKIGIIENLLTKVDNLILCGGMTYTFSKALGGKIGMSICEDDKLDVALDVIKKAKENGVNLVLGTDSICGDDFKNDCNTQVCPSNNIPEGWEGMDAGPETRKAFAAAIKGAKTILWNGPAGVFEFDNFAGGSKAIADAIAEATKEGAFSLIGGGDSVACINKFGLADQVSYISTGGGALLEAIEGKVLPGVAAIEK, encoded by the coding sequence ATGAAAATTGAAGATTTTAACTTTGCCGGTCACAAGGCAATCGTGCGCGTTGACTTCAACGTGCCATTGGATGAAAATGGTAATGTAACAGACGACACTCGTATCCGCGGTGCCCTTCCTACATTGAAGAAGGTACTTGCAGACGGCGGCGCGCTCATCATGATGAGCCACATGGGTAAGCCAAAGGGCAAGGTTAAACCAGAGCTTTCTCTCTCTCAGATTGTTAAGAACGTATCAGACGCTCTCGGCGTAGACGTTAAGTTCGCTAAGGACTGCGGTAACGCTGATGCTGAGGCAGCTGCCTTGAGGCCAGGTGAGGCTCTCTTGCTCGAGAACCTCCGCTTCTATCCAGAAGAGGAAGGCAAGCCAGTTGGCGTTGAGAAGGGTACTCCAGAATTCGATGCTGCTAAGGCTGAGATGAAGGAGCGTCAGAAGAAGTTCGCTGCTAAGTTGGCTTCTTACGCTGACGTATATGTAATGGACGCATTCGGTACAGCTCACCGCAAGCACGCTTCTACAGCTGTCATCGCTGATTCTTTCGACAAGGATCACAAGATGCTCGGCTTCTTGATGGAGAAGGAAGTTAAGGCTGTTGACGCAGTTCTTGGCAACATCAAGCGCCCATTCACAGCTATCATGGGTGGTTCTAAGGTTTCTACTAAGATTGGTATCATCGAGAACCTGTTGACTAAGGTTGACAACCTGATTCTCTGCGGTGGTATGACTTATACATTCTCTAAGGCTCTCGGCGGCAAGATCGGTATGTCTATCTGCGAGGATGACAAGCTCGACGTTGCTCTCGACGTAATCAAGAAGGCTAAGGAGAACGGTGTAAACCTCGTACTCGGCACAGACTCTATCTGCGGTGACGACTTCAAGAACGACTGCAATACTCAGGTTTGCCCATCTAACAACATCCCTGAGGGTTGGGAGGGTATGGACGCAGGTCCTGAGACTCGCAAGGCTTTCGCAGCTGCCATCAAGGGTGCCAAGACTATCCTTTGGAACGGTCCTGCAGGTGTATTCGAGTTCGACAACTTCGCTGGTGGTTCTAAGGCTATTGCTGACGCAATCGCAGAGGCTACTAAGGAAGGTGCATTCTCACTCATCGGTGGTGGTGACTCTGTAGCTTGTATCAACAAGTTCGGTTTGGCTGATCAGGTATCTTACATCTCTACAGGTGGTGGTGCTCTCCTCGAGGCTATCGAGGGTAAGGTATTGCCAGGTGTAGCAGCTATCGAGAAGTAA
- the radA gene encoding DNA repair protein RadA, producing MAKDKIAFVCSNCGQESAKWMGKCPSCGQWNTFKEIRIAADSGSQAAKNAVMTMRHGGAATMFGGQHSEHDAAPMKLRDISAIDEPRIDMRDEELNRVLGGGMVPGSITLLGGEPGIGKSTLTLQTILNMTDRRILYVSGEESAHQIKLRADRLAKGQAMLREGSSADTLKTASLSSEGAFDHITVLCETQLEKIFSHIQEVAPQLIVIDSIQTIAAEEVDSSPGSVSQVRECAASLLRFAKTSGIPVILIGHINKEGTLAGPKILEHIVDTVIQFEGDQHYMYRILRSIKNRFGSTSELGIYEMMQGGLRQVSNPSELLLTEDHDGLSGVAISAAIEGVRPFLVETQALVSTAAYGTPQRSATGFDQRRLNMLLAVLEKRVGFKLMQKDVFLNIAGGLRVTDPAMDLSVLAAVLSSNVDTPIEQGWCMAGEVGLSGEVRPVSRIEQRIAEAEKLGFQHIIIPKYNNHGFDHKKYKIEIHPVRKVEEAFRCLFG from the coding sequence ATGGCGAAAGATAAGATTGCTTTTGTGTGCAGCAATTGCGGACAGGAAAGTGCCAAATGGATGGGCAAATGTCCTAGCTGCGGACAATGGAATACATTTAAGGAAATTCGTATTGCTGCTGATTCCGGATCGCAGGCTGCGAAGAATGCCGTAATGACCATGCGTCATGGTGGAGCTGCCACGATGTTTGGCGGGCAGCACAGCGAGCACGACGCTGCGCCGATGAAACTTCGCGATATTTCTGCGATTGATGAACCGCGCATCGATATGAGGGACGAGGAGCTGAACCGTGTGCTGGGTGGCGGAATGGTTCCTGGCAGCATTACGCTCCTGGGCGGTGAACCGGGAATCGGTAAGAGTACGCTCACCTTGCAGACTATTCTGAACATGACTGACCGCCGCATCCTGTATGTGAGCGGAGAGGAAAGTGCTCATCAGATTAAACTCCGTGCTGACCGGTTGGCTAAAGGACAGGCGATGCTCAGAGAGGGTTCTTCTGCAGACACTCTGAAAACGGCTTCTCTTTCATCAGAAGGAGCCTTTGATCATATTACGGTTCTCTGTGAAACGCAGTTGGAGAAAATCTTCAGTCATATTCAGGAAGTGGCTCCACAGCTGATAGTTATAGATTCTATCCAAACCATTGCTGCGGAAGAAGTAGACAGTTCGCCGGGTTCTGTTTCCCAAGTTCGCGAGTGTGCAGCCTCCCTGCTCCGATTTGCCAAGACGAGTGGCATTCCGGTTATTCTGATAGGACATATTAATAAGGAGGGAACGCTTGCCGGACCAAAGATTCTGGAGCACATCGTAGATACGGTGATTCAGTTTGAGGGCGACCAGCATTACATGTACCGCATCTTGAGAAGCATCAAAAACCGATTCGGAAGTACTTCTGAGTTGGGAATCTACGAGATGATGCAAGGCGGACTCCGACAGGTGAGCAATCCTTCGGAGTTGCTGCTTACTGAAGATCATGACGGGCTTTCGGGTGTTGCCATCAGTGCTGCCATTGAGGGTGTACGCCCGTTCCTGGTGGAAACGCAGGCTTTGGTTTCAACAGCAGCCTATGGAACTCCGCAGCGTTCGGCAACTGGTTTTGACCAGCGCCGTTTGAACATGCTCCTGGCGGTTCTAGAGAAACGTGTGGGGTTCAAGCTGATGCAGAAGGACGTGTTCCTGAATATTGCCGGAGGATTGAGAGTAACCGATCCTGCCATGGACTTGAGTGTGTTGGCAGCCGTATTGAGCAGCAATGTTGACACGCCTATCGAGCAAGGTTGGTGTATGGCAGGCGAGGTAGGTCTGAGCGGTGAAGTCCGTCCGGTGAGCCGCATCGAGCAGCGTATTGCTGAGGCTGAAAAACTGGGATTCCAGCACATCATCATCCCGAAGTACAACAATCATGGTTTCGACCATAAGAAATATAAGATAGAAATTCATCCCGTAAGGAAGGTGGAAGAAGCATTCCGCTGCCTGTTCGGGTGA
- a CDS encoding DUF4738 domain-containing protein, which translates to MKKIVNLWLLSCILTLVACGQKAEKQQEVKEDTAAKKMLQGIWLNDDDEDDVAFRVKGDTIYYPDSTSQPVYFYIAGDTLVMKGANIAKYPIVKQAEHIFQFKVQNGDVVKLVKTEDKSYLQQFIHNHASVALNQNTLIKRDTVVVRGDEKYHLYVQVNPTSYKVYKSSYNDDGVEVDNVYYDNIVNLHVYHGANRLFSRDFHKKDFDKQVPASFLDQSILSDIVFNKIDESGIHYLAVLAMPDSSLSYQVEVIISFEGKMRMRVKS; encoded by the coding sequence ATGAAAAAGATAGTTAATTTATGGTTGCTCAGTTGTATCTTGACTCTTGTTGCTTGTGGGCAGAAGGCCGAAAAGCAACAGGAAGTGAAGGAAGATACTGCGGCTAAGAAGATGTTGCAAGGCATTTGGCTGAACGATGACGATGAGGATGATGTGGCGTTCCGCGTAAAAGGCGATACGATTTATTATCCTGATTCAACCAGTCAGCCTGTCTACTTCTACATTGCTGGCGATACGCTTGTAATGAAGGGTGCTAATATTGCAAAATATCCGATCGTAAAACAGGCTGAGCATATTTTCCAGTTTAAGGTGCAGAATGGGGATGTGGTTAAGCTGGTGAAGACGGAAGATAAGTCTTATTTGCAGCAGTTCATCCACAACCATGCTTCCGTGGCGCTGAATCAGAATACGCTGATTAAACGTGATACGGTGGTTGTAAGGGGCGATGAGAAATATCATCTCTACGTACAGGTTAACCCAACAAGTTATAAGGTCTACAAGAGTTCTTATAATGATGATGGTGTTGAGGTAGACAATGTTTATTATGATAATATTGTAAACTTGCATGTTTATCATGGTGCCAACCGTCTGTTCTCTCGTGATTTCCATAAGAAGGATTTCGATAAGCAGGTTCCTGCTTCTTTCTTGGACCAGTCTATATTGAGCGACATCGTATTCAATAAGATAGATGAATCTGGCATTCATTATCTTGCTGTTCTGGCAATGCCTGACAGCAGTTTGAGTTATCAGGTTGAGGTTATCATTTCCTTTGAAGGAAAAATGAGAATGCGGGTTAAGAGTTAA
- a CDS encoding TlpA disulfide reductase family protein, whose protein sequence is MKTAFLSAALMLASTVAMAQKSNFQLKVDLKNFNSDSVLVYKGRNVKMDTVLVKNGKFTYSANLDKAAGYVFLSPEAYRGAGQFMFNLPCVPGEKAEVKGDAKTRFDILGSKFYQQYHEVDVLLENANKELRDYEASLNQRIKNGETQQTIMAEYEQKAPALQKAKDDKIFDFVKQHPDYEACATIIEQFDDVSKMEKLLGLLSENVKNGRMKAFYQPMIDMAKKRAEAEEKAKKVQAAGVEAPDFTLKDIKGNDFKLSSLRGKIVVLDFWGSWCGWCIKGMPKMKEYYEKYKGKFEILGVDCNDTEAKWKAAVEKHQLPWIHVYNPKDSKVLIDYAVQGFPTKIVIDANGKIIKTIVGEDPAFYTLLDEVLGK, encoded by the coding sequence ATGAAAACAGCGTTTTTATCTGCAGCGTTGATGCTTGCATCAACTGTTGCAATGGCTCAGAAGAGCAACTTCCAGTTGAAGGTGGATTTGAAGAATTTCAATTCCGATTCTGTACTTGTTTACAAGGGCAGAAATGTTAAGATGGATACGGTTTTGGTGAAGAATGGCAAGTTTACCTATTCTGCAAACCTTGATAAGGCAGCAGGATACGTTTTCCTCTCACCTGAAGCTTATCGTGGTGCAGGTCAGTTTATGTTCAACCTGCCTTGTGTTCCTGGCGAGAAGGCTGAAGTTAAGGGCGATGCAAAGACCCGCTTTGATATTTTGGGTTCTAAGTTCTATCAGCAGTATCATGAAGTAGATGTTCTGCTGGAGAATGCTAATAAGGAGTTGAGAGATTACGAAGCTTCCCTGAACCAGAGAATCAAGAATGGTGAGACCCAGCAGACCATCATGGCAGAGTATGAGCAGAAGGCTCCTGCCCTGCAAAAGGCAAAGGACGATAAGATATTCGATTTCGTAAAACAGCATCCTGATTATGAGGCTTGTGCTACTATCATAGAGCAGTTTGATGATGTCAGCAAGATGGAGAAACTGCTGGGCTTGCTCTCTGAAAATGTGAAGAACGGCAGAATGAAGGCTTTCTACCAGCCAATGATTGATATGGCTAAGAAGCGTGCTGAGGCTGAGGAGAAGGCTAAGAAGGTGCAGGCTGCCGGTGTTGAGGCTCCTGACTTCACGCTGAAGGATATTAAGGGAAATGATTTCAAGCTTTCCAGCCTTCGCGGCAAGATTGTAGTTCTCGACTTCTGGGGTTCATGGTGCGGATGGTGCATCAAGGGAATGCCTAAGATGAAGGAGTATTACGAGAAGTACAAGGGTAAGTTTGAAATTCTAGGTGTAGATTGTAATGATACAGAGGCTAAGTGGAAGGCTGCTGTTGAGAAGCACCAGTTGCCATGGATTCATGTTTACAATCCGAAGGACAGCAAGGTTCTCATCGACTACGCTGTTCAGGGCTTCCCTACAAAGATTGTGATTGATGCTAACGGTAAGATAATCAAGACCATCGTTGGTGAGGATCCTGCTTTCTACACATTGCTTGATGAAGTGTTGGGCAAGTAA